Proteins from one Telopea speciosissima isolate NSW1024214 ecotype Mountain lineage chromosome 1, Tspe_v1, whole genome shotgun sequence genomic window:
- the LOC122658251 gene encoding aquaporin PIP2-4-like, whose amino-acid sequence MIFIVVFCTAISRGHINPAATFGLFLARKVSLIRVVMYIVTECLGAMCGVGLEKAFQKSYYVQYSGGANEIADGYRKGLGLAAQIIGTFVLVYTVFSATDPKRSARASHAPVILAPLPIGFAVLFPHFVVETTASEREQLLLVKISELEARMINPTDGVAEARLKYLQLDGTNYLDWSHSMRLSLRSKGKLGYITGAIKAPTAGSPTFDK is encoded by the exons ATGATCTTCATCGTTGTTTTTTGTACCGCCATCTCTA GAGGACATATTAACCCAGCAGCGACGTTTGGGCTTTTCTTGGCCCGTAAAGTGTCACTAATCCGTGTTGTGATGTACAtcgtgacagaatgcttgggtGCAATGTGTGGTGTAGGGCTAGAAAAGGCCTTCCAAAAGTCTTACTATGTGCAGTATAGTGGTGGGGCGAACGAGATCGCCGATGGCTACAGAAAAGGTTTGGGTTTGGCAGCTCAAATTATTGGCACCTTCGTCCTTGTCTACACTGTTTTCTCTGCTACTGATCCCAAGAGAAGTGCCAGAGCCTCCCATGCCCCTGTAA TATTGGCACCACTTCCAATTGGGTTTGCAGTTTTGTTCCCCCACTTTGTTG TTGAAACAACTGCGTCTGAAAGGGAGCAATTATTGCTTGTGAAAATTTCAGAGCTTGAAGCCAG GATGATTAATCCAACTGATGGGGTAGCTGAGGCAAGGTTGAAATATCTGCAG cttgatggtactaattacctaGATTGGTCACATTCTATGAGACTTTCTCTTAGGAGTAAgggaaaacttggatatatcacAGGTGCTATCAAGGCTCCCACAGCTGGTTCACCTACTTTTGATAAATGA